One segment of Streptomyces roseifaciens DNA contains the following:
- a CDS encoding GTP-binding protein, with protein MVVAGGVGGGKTPFVGSVSEITPLRTEAVMTAAAAGLDDATATPAKRTTTVAMDFGRLTLDADLVLYLFGTPGQKRFWFMWDDLVRGAIGAVVLADTRRLAESFAALDYFETAGLPYIVAVNHFEGADRYAPEAVHEALALPPPVPVVTMDARKRITVVDTLLALVGRALETLPE; from the coding sequence ATCGTCGTGGCGGGGGGGGTCGGGGGCGGCAAGACCCCCTTCGTCGGCTCGGTCTCCGAGATCACACCGCTGCGCACCGAGGCGGTGATGACGGCCGCGGCGGCCGGCCTCGACGACGCCACCGCCACCCCCGCCAAGCGCACCACCACCGTCGCCATGGACTTCGGGCGCCTCACGCTCGACGCCGACCTCGTGCTCTACCTCTTCGGCACACCGGGCCAGAAACGATTCTGGTTCATGTGGGACGACCTGGTGCGCGGCGCGATCGGCGCCGTCGTCCTGGCCGACACCCGCCGCCTCGCCGAGTCCTTCGCCGCCCTCGACTACTTCGAGACCGCCGGCCTGCCCTACATCGTCGCGGTCAACCACTTCGAGGGCGCCGACCGCTACGCTCCCGAGGCCGTGCACGAGGCGCTCGCGCTGCCGCCGCCCGTGCCGGTGGTGACCATGGACGCCCGGAAGCGGATCACGGTCGTCGACACCCTGCTGGCCCTGGTCGGCCGGGCGCTCGAGACCCTGCCCGAGTGA
- a CDS encoding roadblock/LC7 domain-containing protein: MTAFPRGATPVSPVGPVSYGLSHEARNLHWLLINLVEEVPGVRSVAVVSSDGLLLLSSDPRMAHRGERPESPRGSTADLATIVAGLGSLTTGAACLMDGGFVKQTMVAMDEGSLFVMTISDGSLLGVHAEPDCDMGVVAYHMALFVGRAGHVLTPELRRELRQSVEAVG; encoded by the coding sequence GGCCCCGTCTCCTACGGACTGAGCCACGAAGCCCGCAACCTGCACTGGCTGCTGATCAACCTGGTGGAGGAGGTGCCCGGAGTGCGGTCCGTCGCCGTCGTGTCCTCGGACGGGCTGCTGCTGCTCTCCTCCGACCCCCGCATGGCCCACCGCGGTGAGAGACCGGAGAGTCCGCGCGGCTCCACCGCCGACCTCGCCACCATCGTCGCGGGCCTGGGCAGCCTGACGACCGGTGCGGCGTGCCTGATGGACGGCGGCTTCGTCAAGCAGACCATGGTCGCGATGGACGAGGGCAGCCTGTTCGTGATGACCATCAGCGACGGCTCGCTCCTGGGCGTCCACGCCGAACCCGACTGCGACATGGGCGTCGTCGCCTACCACATGGCCCTGTTCGTCGGCCGGGCCGGGCACGTCCTCACCCCCGAACTCCGCAGGGAGCTGCGGCAGTCGGTGGAGGCAGTCGGATGA
- a CDS encoding DUF742 domain-containing protein, translating into MTASTAACGKPARVRPYSLTGGRPRRCRLLLVETFVAALDTPGDPAGTGPHGDAGPGARVPPEARAILDLCHRLRSVAEIAALLRMPLGAVRVLLLELAEQGRVRVFDTAHGTDRPDRALLERVRDALHRL; encoded by the coding sequence ATGACGGCCTCCACCGCCGCCTGCGGCAAGCCGGCGCGCGTCCGCCCCTACTCGCTCACCGGCGGGCGCCCCCGCCGGTGCCGGCTGCTGCTCGTGGAGACGTTCGTCGCGGCGCTCGACACCCCCGGGGACCCCGCGGGCACCGGACCGCACGGCGACGCCGGCCCCGGCGCCCGCGTGCCGCCCGAGGCCCGCGCCATCCTGGACCTGTGCCACCGGCTGCGGTCGGTCGCGGAGATCGCCGCCCTGCTGCGGATGCCGCTCGGCGCGGTCCGGGTCCTCCTGCTCGAACTGGCCGAGCAGGGCCGGGTGCGCGTCTTCGACACCGCGCACGGCACGGACCGGCCGGACCGCGCGCTGCTGGAGAGGGTGCGGGATGCACTCCACCGACTGTGA